In the Maribacter sp. MJ134 genome, one interval contains:
- a CDS encoding NADPH-dependent FMN reductase: MSYIFGFAGSNSSTSINYKLVRYTASLISGNELKLLDMANCPFPMYGEDYEKENGYSNSLIEVKNTIQNAKGIILSVNEHNSNPSAYFKNLIDWLSRVDKNFIDGKKLFLMSTSGGKRGAKGAFEVTEKLLARFGAELVASFSLPGFHDNFDMEKGILDKDLSKSHKEALENFMEAIG; this comes from the coding sequence ATGTCCTATATTTTTGGCTTTGCCGGTAGTAATTCATCAACCTCAATAAATTATAAATTGGTAAGGTATACGGCTTCCTTGATAAGTGGTAACGAATTGAAATTGTTGGATATGGCTAATTGCCCATTTCCTATGTATGGTGAGGACTACGAGAAGGAGAACGGTTATTCTAACTCGCTTATAGAGGTCAAGAATACTATACAGAATGCAAAGGGAATTATTCTTTCCGTAAACGAGCATAACAGCAATCCTTCTGCATATTTCAAAAACCTGATTGATTGGTTGTCTAGAGTGGACAAGAATTTTATCGACGGTAAAAAACTGTTCTTGATGTCTACTTCTGGTGGTAAGAGAGGGGCTAAAGGGGCATTTGAGGTAACGGAGAAATTACTTGCCCGTTTTGGAGCGGAGCTTGTAGCATCTTTTTCGCTTCCCGGTTTTCATGATAATTTTGATATGGAAAAAGGTATTCTGGATAAAGACCTATCAAAGTCCCACAAGGAAGCACTTGAAAACTTCATGGAAGCAATTGGCTAA
- the tilS gene encoding tRNA lysidine(34) synthetase TilS has translation MLQDFTDHIEKNFSELLENRFLIACSGGLDSVVLAHLCYRCQMDFVLAHCNFGLRGAASDLDEAFVKNLSVVWNKKFYVTHFNTKAYVDEKKVSVQMGARELRYQWFKKLLSEYGLKYILTAHHADDNLETFLINLSRGSGIEGLTGIPEKTDKIYRPLLKYARKDIQDYAEKNGLSWREDASNADTKYLRNNIRHQIVPALKDLHPSFLSNFKDSIAYLNQTNELAKQEIHTWKKQHFLCEGDHFKIAISALNNCHPLEAYMYGLFSDYDFREWGNVKDLLVGMSGKSVVSKTHRLLKDREYLLLSALNDATEIPSTYRIDKEQEVLEQPISLRFSTVTQREENSDTIIYVDKNALKYPLVLRKWNKGDYFYPIGLLGKKKLAKFFKDEKVSLIAKEAQWLLCSEDKIVWVIGRRADNRFKVVDTTTEIMKIAIAV, from the coding sequence ATGCTTCAGGATTTTACAGACCACATAGAAAAGAATTTTTCAGAACTATTGGAAAATCGATTTTTAATAGCCTGTAGTGGTGGTTTGGATAGTGTAGTACTTGCTCATCTTTGTTATCGATGCCAAATGGATTTTGTCCTCGCACATTGTAATTTTGGATTACGAGGAGCAGCAAGTGATTTGGACGAAGCTTTCGTTAAAAACCTGTCCGTAGTATGGAACAAAAAATTTTACGTCACGCATTTCAATACAAAAGCTTACGTAGACGAAAAGAAGGTTTCCGTTCAAATGGGCGCGCGGGAATTAAGATACCAGTGGTTTAAGAAACTGCTTTCTGAGTATGGTTTAAAGTATATACTAACCGCGCATCACGCCGATGACAACTTGGAAACCTTTCTTATTAATTTATCAAGAGGCTCGGGAATAGAAGGACTCACCGGTATTCCTGAAAAAACAGATAAGATTTACCGGCCTTTGTTAAAATATGCTCGAAAAGATATACAGGACTATGCTGAAAAGAATGGCTTATCATGGCGAGAAGATGCTAGCAATGCGGATACGAAATACCTAAGGAACAACATAAGGCATCAGATTGTCCCCGCCCTCAAAGACCTTCACCCTTCGTTCTTGTCCAATTTTAAGGACAGTATCGCTTACTTGAACCAAACCAATGAACTGGCAAAGCAAGAAATACATACGTGGAAAAAGCAACACTTTCTTTGCGAGGGCGATCACTTTAAAATCGCTATTTCTGCCCTAAATAATTGTCATCCGCTAGAGGCCTATATGTACGGTCTTTTTAGTGACTATGATTTTAGGGAATGGGGTAACGTTAAAGATTTATTAGTAGGCATGAGCGGTAAGTCTGTTGTATCCAAAACTCACCGTTTGTTAAAAGACAGAGAGTATTTGCTATTGTCGGCGCTAAATGACGCCACAGAAATACCGTCTACTTACAGGATAGATAAAGAGCAGGAAGTATTAGAACAACCTATATCCTTGCGTTTTTCAACAGTTACACAAAGAGAAGAAAATAGCGATACTATAATTTATGTGGATAAAAATGCGTTAAAATATCCGCTGGTGTTAAGGAAATGGAATAAAGGCGACTATTTTTATCCCATCGGTCTTCTTGGAAAGAAGAAACTGGCTAAATTTTTCAAGGATGAAAAGGTTTCTCTTATAGCTAAAGAAGCACAATGGTTGCTTTGCTCCGAAGATAAAATTGTTTGGGTCATAGGAAGAAGGGCAGATAATAGGTTTAAAGTTGTGGATACAACGACCGAAATAATGAAAATAGCGATAGCAGTATGA
- the lpdA gene encoding dihydrolipoyl dehydrogenase encodes MNQYDVAVIGSGPGGYVAAIRCAQLGMKTAIIEKYATLGGTCLNVGCIPSKALLDSSHHYEDAVKHFSEHGIEIPGEVKLNLEQMIARKQGVVDMTTKGIQFLMDKNKIDVHEGLGSFKDATHINIKKSDGKTETIEAKNIIIATGSKPSTLPFIKLDKERVITSTEALKLKEIPKHMIVIGGGVIGLELGQVYKRLGAEVTVVEYMDRIIPGMDAALSKELMKVMKKQKVKFALSHKVKSVERKGDKVIIKADDKKGQEVVFEGDYCLVSVGRKPYTDGLNVEAAGVKLDDRGRVAVDGHLKTNISNIYAIGDVVKGAMLAHKAEEEGTLVAEQLAGQKPHIDYNLIPGVVYTWPEVAAVGKTEEELKEAGVAYKVGQFPMRALGRSRASMDIDGFVKILADKTTDEVLGVHMIGARCADLITEAVTAMEFRASAEDIARMSHAHPTYAEAVKEAALAATEDRALHI; translated from the coding sequence TAGCCGTTATCGGCTCAGGACCTGGAGGATATGTAGCCGCCATTCGTTGTGCGCAATTGGGAATGAAAACTGCAATAATTGAAAAATACGCTACGCTAGGCGGTACTTGTCTTAACGTAGGTTGTATACCTTCCAAGGCTTTGTTAGATTCTTCCCACCACTACGAGGACGCTGTGAAGCATTTTTCTGAGCACGGTATCGAAATTCCTGGAGAGGTGAAGTTGAATCTAGAACAGATGATTGCAAGAAAGCAAGGCGTTGTGGACATGACTACCAAAGGGATTCAGTTTTTGATGGATAAGAATAAGATCGATGTCCATGAGGGTTTGGGTAGTTTTAAAGATGCTACACATATCAATATTAAAAAGAGCGATGGCAAAACGGAGACTATCGAGGCTAAAAATATCATCATAGCCACAGGTTCAAAACCCTCTACCTTACCTTTTATTAAGCTGGATAAGGAACGAGTCATAACTTCTACCGAAGCTTTAAAGCTGAAAGAAATCCCAAAGCATATGATTGTTATTGGTGGCGGAGTTATTGGATTAGAGCTGGGTCAAGTGTATAAAAGACTAGGTGCCGAGGTTACTGTGGTAGAGTATATGGACCGTATTATTCCCGGTATGGATGCCGCACTTTCTAAAGAACTTATGAAAGTGATGAAAAAACAAAAAGTGAAGTTTGCCCTATCCCATAAAGTGAAGTCCGTTGAACGTAAGGGAGATAAGGTCATTATAAAAGCCGACGATAAAAAGGGACAAGAAGTAGTTTTCGAAGGTGACTATTGCTTGGTTTCCGTTGGAAGAAAACCTTACACGGACGGTCTTAATGTGGAAGCCGCAGGAGTGAAATTAGATGATAGAGGTAGGGTAGCAGTTGACGGGCATCTCAAAACGAACATTTCAAATATTTATGCCATAGGTGATGTGGTCAAAGGGGCTATGTTAGCGCACAAGGCAGAAGAAGAGGGGACTTTGGTAGCAGAGCAATTGGCGGGACAAAAACCGCATATTGATTATAATTTGATACCGGGTGTTGTCTATACTTGGCCTGAGGTTGCTGCGGTCGGTAAGACCGAAGAAGAATTGAAAGAAGCGGGCGTTGCCTATAAAGTGGGTCAGTTTCCTATGAGAGCATTAGGGAGGTCTAGGGCAAGCATGGATATCGACGGATTCGTGAAAATACTCGCTGATAAAACGACCGACGAGGTTCTTGGGGTGCATATGATTGGAGCACGTTGTGCGGATTTAATTACAGAAGCCGTCACAGCGATGGAATTCCGCGCATCTGCAGAGGATATTGCTCGTATGAGCCACGCACATCCTACCTATGCGGAAGCGGTGAAGGAAGCGGCGCTAGCGGCTACCGAGGATAGGGCCTTACATATTTAG
- a CDS encoding DUF3179 domain-containing protein codes for MFNYRSGLMLLPFLIGLLSYVVILPELTPETNTGAKTLYSIEADVPISDFLKLATTSDENTITTLVDKIDKNWKERYEIMALETLYFSNDSRVRLALRKLLEKKTQKEIVRNYDKTFQYIWNKEPTYTENYFEFKAKLHQAIDPKFYTYFSGRADQSNIRLDEVRWGGVLQDGIPPLRQPQMLTAAEATYLDEDDVVFGIEINRDVRAYPKRILAWHEMFVDTVGDIPVAGVYCTLCGTVILYKTEHKGINYELGTSGFLYRSNKLMYDKKTQSLWSTLEGEPVIGPLTNKGIQLDFLSVVTTTWGAWKDLHPSTKVLSLNTGHRRDYGEGVAYKSYFGTDDLMFTIPKIDTSLKNKDEILSVRLADDTTENYAIASKFLKKNPIYQAKIAGKSYVIFTDKSGAHRAYFSEGIKFKNYDRKISATDDSGTDWKLEEDQLVGGNGKILERLPTHNAFWFGYKAAFPDTILVK; via the coding sequence ATGTTCAATTACAGAAGCGGTCTCATGCTTTTGCCTTTCTTAATAGGCCTGCTTAGCTACGTTGTTATATTACCGGAATTAACGCCAGAAACGAATACAGGCGCAAAAACCCTCTATAGCATTGAAGCTGATGTACCCATTTCTGATTTTCTAAAGTTAGCGACCACTAGCGACGAAAATACCATTACTACCCTTGTCGATAAAATCGATAAAAACTGGAAAGAGCGTTACGAAATTATGGCTCTAGAAACCCTTTATTTTTCGAATGATTCCAGAGTAAGACTTGCATTACGGAAACTATTGGAGAAAAAGACTCAAAAGGAAATCGTACGTAATTATGATAAAACGTTTCAATATATCTGGAACAAAGAACCGACATACACAGAAAATTATTTTGAATTTAAAGCGAAGCTACACCAAGCAATAGACCCTAAATTTTATACATACTTCTCAGGGAGAGCGGACCAAAGTAACATTCGTTTAGATGAAGTACGTTGGGGTGGTGTCCTGCAAGACGGTATTCCTCCCTTACGCCAACCACAAATGTTAACGGCCGCCGAGGCGACATATTTGGATGAAGATGACGTGGTTTTCGGTATTGAAATCAATAGAGACGTTAGGGCATATCCAAAACGTATACTGGCGTGGCACGAGATGTTCGTAGATACCGTAGGGGATATACCGGTTGCAGGGGTGTACTGCACACTTTGCGGTACCGTAATCCTATATAAGACAGAACATAAAGGCATCAACTATGAATTGGGTACGAGCGGTTTTCTATACCGTTCCAATAAATTAATGTATGATAAGAAAACACAATCGCTCTGGAGCACCTTGGAGGGAGAACCCGTAATAGGCCCATTGACCAACAAAGGCATCCAATTAGACTTTTTAAGTGTTGTTACCACTACTTGGGGAGCATGGAAAGATTTGCACCCAAGCACCAAGGTATTATCGCTAAATACGGGCCACCGAAGAGATTATGGTGAGGGCGTGGCTTATAAAAGTTATTTTGGCACGGACGACCTGATGTTTACCATCCCAAAAATAGATACCTCCTTAAAAAACAAAGATGAAATTTTGTCCGTTCGTTTAGCGGATGATACTACGGAAAACTATGCTATTGCCAGTAAGTTCCTAAAAAAGAATCCTATTTATCAAGCTAAAATTGCCGGCAAATCCTATGTCATCTTTACTGATAAGAGTGGCGCGCACCGTGCTTATTTTTCAGAAGGAATTAAGTTTAAAAATTATGACCGAAAGATTTCGGCTACCGACGATTCCGGGACCGATTGGAAGTTAGAAGAGGACCAACTCGTGGGCGGTAACGGAAAAATCCTTGAAAGATTACCGACACACAATGCCTTTTGGTTTGGTTATAAGGCCGCATTTCCTGATACCATTTTAGTGAAATAA
- a CDS encoding anthranilate synthase component I family protein, translated as MRQTKTYTTASPKIFKEALLSWSQQFDEVVWLDSNQHTNSYSSFDTLLAVDGLTALTTDCTNAFENLKEYQLQTKDWIFGYLSYDLKNDVEPLSSNNFDGLKFPDLYFFQPKKIIQIIDDEIRFVYLNMVADEIETDFSEISNFQSSSTKAATTKSKAHIKMRIFKDEYFRQVEKMLSHIRKGDIYEANFCQEFYMEDCFIDPIDIYKKLNEISKAPFASYVKLFDKFLLCASPERYLKKIGTKIISQPIKGTASRSTDKEKDILLKKELETNEKERSENIMIVDLVRNDLSKSALKGSVRVEDLCKVYSFDQVHQMISTISSEVAQDMEAVDLLKDTFPMGSMTGAPKISAMKIIEELESFKRGLYSGAVGYFTPDSDFDFNVVIRSILYNQTNKYLSYGVGSAITEKSIPTNEYEECLLKAKAMRQVLEE; from the coding sequence TTGAGGCAGACAAAAACCTATACGACCGCTAGTCCCAAGATTTTTAAAGAAGCACTGCTGTCTTGGTCTCAACAGTTTGATGAAGTGGTATGGCTAGATAGCAATCAGCATACAAACTCCTATAGTTCTTTTGATACACTGCTTGCCGTAGACGGATTAACAGCTCTCACTACAGATTGTACCAATGCTTTTGAAAATTTAAAAGAGTATCAATTACAAACCAAAGATTGGATTTTTGGTTATCTGTCCTACGACCTTAAAAACGACGTTGAACCACTATCTTCCAATAATTTTGATGGTCTTAAGTTTCCCGACCTCTATTTTTTTCAACCCAAGAAAATAATTCAAATCATAGATGACGAGATACGTTTTGTTTATCTGAATATGGTTGCCGATGAGATTGAAACCGATTTTTCTGAAATCTCGAATTTTCAATCAAGTAGCACCAAAGCCGCCACGACCAAAAGCAAAGCACATATTAAAATGCGAATCTTTAAGGACGAGTATTTTAGGCAGGTGGAAAAAATGTTGAGTCATATTCGTAAAGGGGACATCTATGAAGCTAATTTCTGCCAAGAATTCTACATGGAGGATTGTTTCATCGACCCCATTGACATCTATAAAAAATTAAACGAAATTTCTAAAGCTCCCTTTGCAAGCTATGTAAAATTGTTCGATAAATTCTTGCTCTGCGCTTCACCAGAACGGTACTTGAAGAAAATAGGAACTAAAATAATCTCACAACCCATAAAAGGTACGGCCAGTAGGTCTACAGACAAAGAAAAAGATATCTTATTAAAAAAAGAGCTGGAAACTAATGAGAAAGAAAGGTCCGAAAATATTATGATCGTTGATTTGGTACGGAACGATTTATCAAAAAGTGCGCTAAAGGGTAGTGTAAGGGTAGAGGATTTGTGCAAGGTGTATTCCTTTGACCAAGTACATCAAATGATTTCCACGATATCTTCAGAAGTAGCCCAAGATATGGAAGCCGTGGACTTGTTGAAGGATACATTTCCTATGGGCAGTATGACAGGCGCTCCCAAGATTTCCGCAATGAAAATAATTGAAGAACTAGAATCCTTTAAGCGGGGCCTTTATAGCGGTGCCGTAGGTTATTTTACACCAGATTCGGATTTCGATTTTAATGTGGTCATCAGAAGTATTCTTTACAACCAGACCAACAAGTACTTGTCTTATGGCGTAGGTAGTGCCATTACCGAAAAATCTATCCCGACGAACGAATATGAGGAATGTTTGCTAAAAGCAAAGGCTATGCGTCAAGTTTTGGAGGAGTAG
- a CDS encoding heparan-alpha-glucosaminide N-acetyltransferase domain-containing protein has protein sequence MQTKDTRLYFIDAIRAWAILMMLQGHFIDGLLDNAFRDNSNIIFNVWKYFRGITAPVFFTVSGFIFTYLLIKVPELGWDNPRVKKGIRRGFQLVFIGYLLRINLLGLFQGEIYSTFYLVDVLHCIGLSILGIIGVYVLTANRKKWLFPSVLLIITTSLFLFEPYYKEVNFYLLPQWIANYFTKANGSVFTILPWFGYATFGSFMSIIFNKFKNHEKLYSRAIGISIVLGALLIFGSSEFFLAISQATGIQLFADIFFNNYLFIRLGDVLVVFAVFMLLRKFLTNKVGLKLGQSTLSIYVIHFIILYGSFTGLGLYGFFHHSLSPWLVVTGAVLFMIVCSYLALLYEDHKTAIKAVSNKGIGTVKLHVERTILLSFGVLRFLSIKLLRLFGLTKN, from the coding sequence ATGCAGACAAAAGATACGAGGCTTTATTTTATAGATGCTATCCGGGCTTGGGCAATTTTGATGATGCTCCAGGGTCACTTTATTGATGGCCTTCTGGACAATGCCTTTAGAGATAACTCCAATATTATTTTTAATGTTTGGAAATATTTTAGAGGCATCACTGCCCCTGTATTCTTTACCGTTTCCGGATTCATATTCACCTATTTATTGATAAAAGTCCCGGAATTAGGATGGGACAATCCAAGGGTAAAGAAAGGTATACGCAGAGGCTTTCAATTAGTATTCATCGGTTATCTTTTAAGAATTAATCTGTTAGGACTATTTCAGGGAGAGATTTATTCGACGTTCTATCTCGTGGATGTCCTCCACTGTATTGGGCTTTCCATTCTAGGAATTATAGGAGTTTATGTCCTAACGGCAAATAGAAAAAAATGGTTGTTCCCTTCAGTACTATTAATAATAACTACCTCACTATTTTTATTTGAACCCTATTACAAAGAGGTAAACTTTTATTTACTACCGCAGTGGATCGCAAATTATTTCACTAAGGCCAATGGCTCTGTATTTACCATTTTACCTTGGTTTGGTTACGCCACCTTTGGCAGCTTCATGTCCATCATCTTTAATAAATTTAAAAATCATGAAAAACTATATTCCCGTGCCATAGGTATTTCTATAGTTTTGGGAGCGCTTTTAATTTTTGGCTCATCAGAGTTCTTTTTGGCAATTTCACAAGCAACCGGAATTCAGCTGTTTGCAGATATCTTCTTTAATAACTATTTATTTATTCGATTAGGGGATGTCTTGGTCGTGTTTGCCGTATTTATGCTTTTGCGTAAATTCCTCACGAACAAAGTAGGTCTAAAATTGGGACAAAGTACCCTATCTATATACGTTATACATTTTATAATTCTTTATGGGAGTTTTACGGGATTGGGACTTTATGGATTCTTTCATCATAGCTTATCCCCTTGGTTAGTGGTTACCGGTGCCGTGTTATTTATGATTGTTTGCTCTTACCTGGCACTGCTGTATGAAGACCATAAGACAGCTATAAAAGCCGTTAGCAACAAAGGTATTGGCACGGTAAAATTACATGTGGAACGTACCATACTGTTAAGTTTTGGCGTTTTAAGATTTCTTTCTATAAAGCTATTAAGATTATTTGGACTGACTAAAAATTAG
- a CDS encoding CDGSH iron-sulfur domain-containing protein, which translates to MEEKNYAPIAVDLEKDKRYAWCTCSHSANQPFCDGAHRAHNKPPSLGFTVEEDKQAYLCTCKKTGNPPYCDGSHNNS; encoded by the coding sequence ATGGAAGAGAAAAATTATGCCCCCATCGCAGTTGATTTAGAAAAAGATAAACGTTACGCTTGGTGCACCTGTAGTCACAGCGCCAACCAGCCCTTTTGCGATGGTGCCCACAGAGCACATAATAAACCGCCTTCCTTGGGGTTCACTGTTGAAGAAGATAAACAGGCCTATCTGTGTACGTGCAAAAAGACCGGAAACCCTCCATATTGCGATGGGTCCCATAACAATAGCTGA